The following are encoded together in the Sphingomonas insulae genome:
- a CDS encoding M20/M25/M40 family metallo-hydrolase produces the protein MLILPLLAAAAQVAAPSPDPARLKASVTALVGFGTRHTLSSTTDPKRGIGAARNWAAKQFEAIGRDCGGCIKVERISRSFTGPRAPNGVVVEDVLGIQRGRDPNRVVIIGGHIDSRVTDVMDATSDAPGANDDASGVALVLETARLLSKRTFDATIVYVAFSAEEQGLWGAELLADTAATRGWNVTAMLNNDIVGNSIGQGGVRDAGRVRVFSEGIRAVEDLPQQQRRRGEGGEDDGPSRALAKTIDGIADAIPGGFDVVIDRRPDRFGRGGDHEPFLKRGYPAVRFSVGAENWDRQHQDLRTENGTVYGDTIEGMDFAYLARVTAINAATIARLAAAPAAPATVVLVGDLSRDTKVSWTPVPGAAGYRIRWRANDTATWTKSRDVQGSDATLQQVPVDDNFIAVAALAADGSESLPTFGGRAPRR, from the coding sequence ATGCTGATCCTCCCACTCCTCGCCGCCGCTGCTCAGGTCGCCGCCCCCTCCCCCGATCCCGCGCGGCTGAAGGCCAGCGTCACGGCCCTCGTCGGTTTCGGTACGCGCCACACGCTGTCCTCGACCACCGATCCCAAGCGCGGCATCGGGGCCGCGCGCAACTGGGCGGCGAAGCAGTTCGAGGCGATCGGGCGCGACTGTGGCGGGTGCATCAAGGTCGAACGGATCAGTCGCAGCTTCACCGGCCCGCGCGCGCCGAACGGCGTCGTGGTCGAGGACGTGCTGGGCATCCAGCGCGGCCGCGATCCGAATCGGGTCGTCATCATCGGCGGCCACATCGACAGCCGCGTCACCGATGTGATGGACGCCACCAGCGATGCGCCGGGCGCAAACGACGATGCCTCCGGCGTGGCGCTGGTGCTGGAAACGGCACGGCTGCTGTCGAAGCGGACGTTCGATGCGACCATCGTGTACGTCGCCTTTTCCGCCGAGGAACAGGGGCTCTGGGGCGCCGAATTGCTCGCCGATACCGCCGCGACCCGCGGATGGAACGTTACCGCGATGCTCAACAACGACATCGTCGGCAATTCGATCGGCCAGGGCGGTGTGCGCGATGCCGGTCGCGTCCGCGTCTTTTCCGAAGGCATCCGCGCGGTGGAGGACCTGCCGCAACAGCAGCGCCGCCGCGGCGAGGGCGGCGAGGACGATGGCCCCAGCCGCGCGCTCGCCAAGACCATCGACGGCATCGCCGATGCGATTCCCGGCGGCTTCGACGTCGTGATCGATCGGCGCCCCGACCGGTTCGGCCGCGGCGGCGACCACGAACCGTTCCTGAAACGTGGCTATCCCGCCGTGCGCTTCTCGGTCGGTGCGGAGAATTGGGATCGCCAGCATCAGGACCTGCGCACGGAAAACGGCACCGTCTATGGCGACACGATCGAGGGCATGGACTTCGCCTATCTCGCCAGGGTGACGGCGATCAACGCCGCGACGATCGCCCGGCTGGCGGCGGCTCCGGCCGCACCGGCAACCGTGGTGCTGGTCGGCGACCTGTCGCGCGATACCAAGGTCAGCTGGACACCGGTGCCGGGGGCCGCCGGCTATCGCATCCGCTGGCGCGCCAACGACACCGCGACCTGGACGAAATCGCGCGACGTGCAGGGTAGCGATGCGACATTGCAGCAGGTGCCGGTGGACGACAATTTCATCGCCGTCGCC